From Plodia interpunctella isolate USDA-ARS_2022_Savannah chromosome 18, ilPloInte3.2, whole genome shotgun sequence, a single genomic window includes:
- the LOC128677751 gene encoding uncharacterized protein LOC128677751 isoform X1, protein MAGFQARDTMPKLGHVTDLREQWLVRADGALAHRLQDREISSHLCENRYRNQQIREDFPLALNEQRGIDHELHIREMTRLRQAEIDAEIAREIAEINLRRQRRQLPEVPQPSSSRAAPAPAPPPPDDDINPEELGLSPAELEEMKKRLEQEERDARLARELSQGQGEDALLADMRCAVEVQDGELARLLQEREYKKLQRAKEKARQKALLKKQQRLAQQQRESEPLPAPPQTMLCDAYSNPRDLIRDSRLRLCKSVDSDLNYVEPFEKEHIQSKASALQSKEISNQYYSQEPSTSNMKSSHSYTRSMEFEKQNPQNINTPLQHRQPPPPPTTGKKPRFPDPVSIRPASHYPMDNTDSHSNIQIIPHSISENNNLYSSTFPMDNGNMTPQRMTNDRNDNSKRLSVISDITAEGLAKKKSKQADMQKKRKGCKIQ, encoded by the coding sequence ATGGCGGGTTTTCAGGCGAGGGACACCATGCCTAAGCTAGGGCATGTTACGGACCTCCGGGAGCAGTGGCTGGTGCGCGCCGACGGGGCTCTCGCCCACAGGCTCCAAGACCGCGAAATATCCTCACATTTGTGTGAAAACAGGTACAGAAACCAACAAATCCGAGAAGATTTTCCTCTGGCACTAAACGAACAGCGTGGTATTGACCATGAACTGCACATTCGTGAAATGACTAGATTGCGTCAGGCAGAGATTGACGCAGAAATTGCCCGAGAAATTGCTGAAATAAACCTGCGTCGGCAACGTCGACAGCTCCCCGAAGTTCCACAACCGAGCTCAAGTCGCGCCGCGCCCGCCCCTGCGCCTCCTCCGCCCGATGACGATATTAATCCTGAAGAACTTGGCCTTTCTCCAGCAGAACTAGAGGAAATGAAAAAGAGATTAGAACAGGAAGAAAGGGATGCAAGACTGGCCAGAGAATTGAGCCAAGGACAAGGTGAAGATGCTTTATTAGCTGATATGAGGTGTGCTGTGGAAGTTCAAGATGGAGAATTGGCGAGGCTCCTGCAGGAACGGGAGTATAAGAAGCTTCAGAGAGCTAAAGAAAAAGCGAGACAAAAGGCACTCTTGAAGAAGCAACAGCGTCTAGCTCAGCAACAGAGGGAGAGTGAACCGTTGCCGGCACCTCCACAAACAATGTTATGTGATGCTTACAGTAATCCAAGAGATTTAATCCGTGATAGCAGACTTCGATTATGCAAGTCTGTTGACTCTGATTTGAATTATGTTGAACCTTTTGAGAAAGAACACATCCAGTCCAAAGCCAGTGCTTTGCAGTCCAAAGAGATATCTAATCAGTACTATTCACAGGAACCGAGTACAAGTAATATGAAATCTTCTCATTCATATACTAGATCTATGGAATTTGAGAAACAAAATCCTCAGAATATAAATACGCCTCTGCAGCACAGGCAGCCTCCACCTCCTCCTACAACAGGGAAAAAGCCTCGGTTTCCAGACCCGGTGAGCATCAGGCCGGCATCTCACTATCCCATGGACAACACAGACAGCCACTCCAATATCCAAATCATTCCACACAGCATTAGTGAGAACAACAACTTGTACAGCTCAACATTCCCCATGGACAATGGCAACATGACACCACAGCGTATGACAAATGACAGGAATGACAACAGCAAAAGGCTGTCAGTCATCTCTGACATTACAGCTGAAGGTTTAGCTAAGAAGAAGAGCAAACAGGCTGACATGCAGAAGAAAAGAAAGGGATGTAAGATACAGTAA
- the LOC128677751 gene encoding uncharacterized protein LOC128677751 isoform X2, with the protein MPKLGHVTDLREQWLVRADGALAHRLQDREISSHLCENRYRNQQIREDFPLALNEQRGIDHELHIREMTRLRQAEIDAEIAREIAEINLRRQRRQLPEVPQPSSSRAAPAPAPPPPDDDINPEELGLSPAELEEMKKRLEQEERDARLARELSQGQGEDALLADMRCAVEVQDGELARLLQEREYKKLQRAKEKARQKALLKKQQRLAQQQRESEPLPAPPQTMLCDAYSNPRDLIRDSRLRLCKSVDSDLNYVEPFEKEHIQSKASALQSKEISNQYYSQEPSTSNMKSSHSYTRSMEFEKQNPQNINTPLQHRQPPPPPTTGKKPRFPDPVSIRPASHYPMDNTDSHSNIQIIPHSISENNNLYSSTFPMDNGNMTPQRMTNDRNDNSKRLSVISDITAEGLAKKKSKQADMQKKRKGCKIQ; encoded by the coding sequence ATGCCTAAGCTAGGGCATGTTACGGACCTCCGGGAGCAGTGGCTGGTGCGCGCCGACGGGGCTCTCGCCCACAGGCTCCAAGACCGCGAAATATCCTCACATTTGTGTGAAAACAGGTACAGAAACCAACAAATCCGAGAAGATTTTCCTCTGGCACTAAACGAACAGCGTGGTATTGACCATGAACTGCACATTCGTGAAATGACTAGATTGCGTCAGGCAGAGATTGACGCAGAAATTGCCCGAGAAATTGCTGAAATAAACCTGCGTCGGCAACGTCGACAGCTCCCCGAAGTTCCACAACCGAGCTCAAGTCGCGCCGCGCCCGCCCCTGCGCCTCCTCCGCCCGATGACGATATTAATCCTGAAGAACTTGGCCTTTCTCCAGCAGAACTAGAGGAAATGAAAAAGAGATTAGAACAGGAAGAAAGGGATGCAAGACTGGCCAGAGAATTGAGCCAAGGACAAGGTGAAGATGCTTTATTAGCTGATATGAGGTGTGCTGTGGAAGTTCAAGATGGAGAATTGGCGAGGCTCCTGCAGGAACGGGAGTATAAGAAGCTTCAGAGAGCTAAAGAAAAAGCGAGACAAAAGGCACTCTTGAAGAAGCAACAGCGTCTAGCTCAGCAACAGAGGGAGAGTGAACCGTTGCCGGCACCTCCACAAACAATGTTATGTGATGCTTACAGTAATCCAAGAGATTTAATCCGTGATAGCAGACTTCGATTATGCAAGTCTGTTGACTCTGATTTGAATTATGTTGAACCTTTTGAGAAAGAACACATCCAGTCCAAAGCCAGTGCTTTGCAGTCCAAAGAGATATCTAATCAGTACTATTCACAGGAACCGAGTACAAGTAATATGAAATCTTCTCATTCATATACTAGATCTATGGAATTTGAGAAACAAAATCCTCAGAATATAAATACGCCTCTGCAGCACAGGCAGCCTCCACCTCCTCCTACAACAGGGAAAAAGCCTCGGTTTCCAGACCCGGTGAGCATCAGGCCGGCATCTCACTATCCCATGGACAACACAGACAGCCACTCCAATATCCAAATCATTCCACACAGCATTAGTGAGAACAACAACTTGTACAGCTCAACATTCCCCATGGACAATGGCAACATGACACCACAGCGTATGACAAATGACAGGAATGACAACAGCAAAAGGCTGTCAGTCATCTCTGACATTACAGCTGAAGGTTTAGCTAAGAAGAAGAGCAAACAGGCTGACATGCAGAAGAAAAGAAAGGGATGTAAGATACAGTAA